One genomic window of Campylobacter fetus subsp. fetus includes the following:
- a CDS encoding 7-carboxy-7-deazaguanine synthase QueE produces the protein MVNVVEYFTSVQGEGKFSGRYSLFIRLGGCNLSCKGFGVKIKSPKTGEILVGCDTIKAVQTEHFEHNKFDFEALVNLVKETEFKPLIVITGGEPLLWYKDEDLIKFIQWCFEQNYEVHFETNGSIFVDFDKFKVYKKCKFAVSVKLAISGEPKSKRINQKALQAIFANADAFYKFVICRSELGEINEILELQNGEVWCMPLGKNISELSKNAKRVAEFCIKNGFNYSDRLHVRLWNDKEGV, from the coding sequence ATGGTAAATGTAGTCGAGTATTTTACCAGCGTTCAAGGTGAAGGTAAATTTAGTGGTCGCTACTCGCTTTTTATCCGCCTTGGGGGATGCAACCTTTCTTGTAAAGGTTTTGGCGTCAAAATAAAATCCCCAAAAACAGGCGAGATATTAGTTGGGTGCGATACGATCAAAGCAGTGCAGACAGAGCATTTTGAGCATAATAAATTTGATTTTGAAGCTCTTGTAAATTTAGTAAAAGAAACGGAGTTTAAACCACTCATCGTAATAACTGGCGGTGAGCCGCTACTTTGGTATAAAGATGAAGATCTGATCAAATTTATACAGTGGTGTTTTGAGCAAAATTACGAAGTGCATTTTGAAACAAACGGCAGCATTTTTGTTGATTTTGATAAATTTAAAGTGTATAAAAAGTGTAAATTCGCAGTAAGCGTGAAGTTAGCAATAAGCGGCGAGCCAAAATCTAAAAGAATAAACCAAAAAGCCTTACAAGCTATCTTTGCTAACGCAGATGCGTTTTATAAATTTGTGATTTGTAGAAGTGAGCTTGGCGAGATAAACGAGATATTAGAGCTACAAAACGGCGAAGTTTGGTGTATGCCTTTAGGAAAAAATATATCCGAACTAAGTAAAAACGCTAAGAGAGTAGCTGAGTTTTGTATTAAAAACGGCTTTAATTACTCCGACAGACTCCATGTACGCTTATGGAACGACAAAGAAGGCGTGTAA